The Rhododendron vialii isolate Sample 1 chromosome 5a, ASM3025357v1 genome contains a region encoding:
- the LOC131327286 gene encoding protein LNK1-like isoform X1, whose product MLLLRSQLTMQKLASCSTSIRKDLEDILWDEFDRDDDHVVPHQNGIEPAFKGDSCKKRRREVIDISHKAADRSTSKHANQGKGDGFQLLKNTRGTMLEKDNRSHTPEGVFSASHDHDSNNEVTSLASHNTAISNRCFKSSKTETIGSEFCDDGPLIGGSCDVVDSNSYCYSLGDISQTDNDLNYYDISSYDDVDRMYSCDSLFGNEDEFSWMKDTIEGSEGVLMPDFKFSCLESSLFKDKPVQHEQCSSVNNSNLDSSSMSSKLPFPASEDEEPKALGDWTFMNGSNLASESNSEFTPKEQVIFHENQAKHNDESEGNRKDGCLENGGSFHHTGNVRIKDAKLPSGDSCHEVFTSPDILKQEENLGSNSFGYLETHIACMISSDQVPGSSTANGIKSKTNGLGSLSAEESSYASNPVSMEIYDDYSFQAPSMTVDKKRKNMPCHQGFQPSFSSNPKHVDLLVHAVSCDSIPVSNHALHFKTEVENSINAKGVVMRTPADLDTPSCISSGSEKIPFKASSFHQLQLVMDQLDLSTKLCIRDSLYRLARSAEQGHHYANMNGGNIGDRDNGGVLMDEGTNNCNGFMEIETNPIDRSIARLLFHRPTDSSVMPSLDCSSLKSNTKIPGSITSPPVISEKRPSREKTAHEADNVVVTDSGE is encoded by the exons ATGTTATTGTTGCGTTCTCAATTGACTATGCAGAAATTGGCTAGCTGCAGTACATCAATTCGCAAGGAT CTTGAAGATATTCTTTGGGATGAATTTGATCGGGATGATGATCACGTAGTACCCCACCAAAATGGGATTGAACCAGCATTTAAAGGTGATAGTTGTAAGAAACGTCGGCGTGAAGTAATTGACATTTCACATAAGGCTGCTGACCGTTCAACTTCCAAGCATGCTAATCAGGGGAAGGGGGATGGGTTTCAACTTCTGAAAAATACGAGGGGAACAATGTTGGAGAAGGATAACAGGTCTCATACACCTGAAGGTGTGTTTTCTGCTTCACATGATCATGACTCAAACAACGAAGTGACAAGCTTAGCATCTCATAACACAGCAATATCCAATCGTTGCTTCAAAAGCAGTAAAACAGAGACAATTGGTTCTGAGTTCTGTGATGATGGACCTCTAATTGGTGGAAGTTGTGATGTGGTTGATAGTAACTCCTACTGTTATTCTCTAGGGGACATTTCTCAAACAGACAATGATCTCAATTACTACGATATTTCAAGCTATGACGACGTGGACAGGATGTATAG CTGCGATTCCTTGTTTGGCAATGAAGATGAGTTTAGTTGGATGAAGGATACTATTGAAGGATCCGAGGGAGTGTTGATGCCTGACTTCAAGTTTTCATGTCTTGAGTCAAGTCTGTTTAAAGATAAACCTGTACAACATGAACAATGCTCTTCAGTCAACAATTCCAACTTGGACAGTTCATCTATGAGCTCTAAACTTCCTTTTCCTGCATCAGAAGATGAGGAGCCCAAAGCTCTTGGTGACTGGACATTCATGAATGGATCTAATCTTGCTTCTGAAAGCAACAGCGAGTTCACACCTAAAGAGCAG GTCATTTTTCATGAGAATCAGGCAAAGCACAATGATGAATCAGAAGGAAATAGAAAGGATGGATGCTTAGAAAATGGTGGTTCGTTCCATCACACTGGCAATGTGAGGATTAAAGACGCGAAGCTTCCTTCAGGGGACTCATGTCATGAAGTTTTCACCTCTCCCGACATTCTGAAACAAGAGGAAAACTTAGGATCTAATTCTTTTGGTTATTTGGAGACCCATATCGCGTGCATGATTTCTTCAGATCAAGTTCCAGGTAGTTCAACAGCAAATGGAATTAAGTCCAAAACTAATGGTCTTGGATCTCTTTCTGCGGAGGAGTCTTCTTATGCATCAAACCCAGTGTCCATGGAGATATATGACGATTATTCGTTCCAGGCTCCTTCTATGACtgtggataaaaaaagaaaaaacatgccGTGTCACCAAGGATTTCAACCCTCATTTTCCAGCAATCCTAAACATGTGGATTTACTGGTTCATGCTGTATCCTGTGATTCAATTCCAGTCTCAAATCATGCCCTTCATTTTAAAACTGAGGTTGAAAATTCTATTAATGCCAAAGGTGTTGTCATGAGGACGCCAGCAGATTTAGATACACCCTCTTGCATCAGTTCTGGATCTGAGAAAATCCCATTCAAAGCATCTAGTTTTCACCAGCTTCAACTAGTCATGGATCAG CTGGATTTAAGTACAAAACTATGTATAAGGGATAGTCTGTACCGCTTGGCCAGGAGCGCTGAACAAGGACATCATTATGCCAATATGAATGGTGGCAATATTGGTGATAGAGACAATGGTGGAGTGCTGATGGATGAAGGAAcgaataa TTGCAACGGATTTATGGAAATTGAAACAAACCCTATAGACCGGTCTATAGCACGCCTGTTATTTCACAGGCCTACGGACTCATCTGTAATGCCATCTCTTGATTGTTCGTCTCTCAAGTCAAATACAAAG ATTCCGGGGTCTATCACAAGTCCACCTGTGATTTCCGAGAAACGACCTAGTCGAGAAAAAACTGCCCATGAAGCAGATAATGTAGTGGTCACTGACAGTGGTGAATGA
- the LOC131327286 gene encoding protein LNK1-like isoform X2 codes for MLISQLFIDVQHALSPSLEDILWDEFDRDDDHVVPHQNGIEPAFKGDSCKKRRREVIDISHKAADRSTSKHANQGKGDGFQLLKNTRGTMLEKDNRSHTPEGVFSASHDHDSNNEVTSLASHNTAISNRCFKSSKTETIGSEFCDDGPLIGGSCDVVDSNSYCYSLGDISQTDNDLNYYDISSYDDVDRMYSCDSLFGNEDEFSWMKDTIEGSEGVLMPDFKFSCLESSLFKDKPVQHEQCSSVNNSNLDSSSMSSKLPFPASEDEEPKALGDWTFMNGSNLASESNSEFTPKEQVIFHENQAKHNDESEGNRKDGCLENGGSFHHTGNVRIKDAKLPSGDSCHEVFTSPDILKQEENLGSNSFGYLETHIACMISSDQVPGSSTANGIKSKTNGLGSLSAEESSYASNPVSMEIYDDYSFQAPSMTVDKKRKNMPCHQGFQPSFSSNPKHVDLLVHAVSCDSIPVSNHALHFKTEVENSINAKGVVMRTPADLDTPSCISSGSEKIPFKASSFHQLQLVMDQLDLSTKLCIRDSLYRLARSAEQGHHYANMNGGNIGDRDNGGVLMDEGTNNCNGFMEIETNPIDRSIARLLFHRPTDSSVMPSLDCSSLKSNTKIPGSITSPPVISEKRPSREKTAHEADNVVVTDSGE; via the exons ATGCTAATTTCACAGCTGTTTATTGATGTGCAACATGCTCTGTCACCATCT CTTGAAGATATTCTTTGGGATGAATTTGATCGGGATGATGATCACGTAGTACCCCACCAAAATGGGATTGAACCAGCATTTAAAGGTGATAGTTGTAAGAAACGTCGGCGTGAAGTAATTGACATTTCACATAAGGCTGCTGACCGTTCAACTTCCAAGCATGCTAATCAGGGGAAGGGGGATGGGTTTCAACTTCTGAAAAATACGAGGGGAACAATGTTGGAGAAGGATAACAGGTCTCATACACCTGAAGGTGTGTTTTCTGCTTCACATGATCATGACTCAAACAACGAAGTGACAAGCTTAGCATCTCATAACACAGCAATATCCAATCGTTGCTTCAAAAGCAGTAAAACAGAGACAATTGGTTCTGAGTTCTGTGATGATGGACCTCTAATTGGTGGAAGTTGTGATGTGGTTGATAGTAACTCCTACTGTTATTCTCTAGGGGACATTTCTCAAACAGACAATGATCTCAATTACTACGATATTTCAAGCTATGACGACGTGGACAGGATGTATAG CTGCGATTCCTTGTTTGGCAATGAAGATGAGTTTAGTTGGATGAAGGATACTATTGAAGGATCCGAGGGAGTGTTGATGCCTGACTTCAAGTTTTCATGTCTTGAGTCAAGTCTGTTTAAAGATAAACCTGTACAACATGAACAATGCTCTTCAGTCAACAATTCCAACTTGGACAGTTCATCTATGAGCTCTAAACTTCCTTTTCCTGCATCAGAAGATGAGGAGCCCAAAGCTCTTGGTGACTGGACATTCATGAATGGATCTAATCTTGCTTCTGAAAGCAACAGCGAGTTCACACCTAAAGAGCAG GTCATTTTTCATGAGAATCAGGCAAAGCACAATGATGAATCAGAAGGAAATAGAAAGGATGGATGCTTAGAAAATGGTGGTTCGTTCCATCACACTGGCAATGTGAGGATTAAAGACGCGAAGCTTCCTTCAGGGGACTCATGTCATGAAGTTTTCACCTCTCCCGACATTCTGAAACAAGAGGAAAACTTAGGATCTAATTCTTTTGGTTATTTGGAGACCCATATCGCGTGCATGATTTCTTCAGATCAAGTTCCAGGTAGTTCAACAGCAAATGGAATTAAGTCCAAAACTAATGGTCTTGGATCTCTTTCTGCGGAGGAGTCTTCTTATGCATCAAACCCAGTGTCCATGGAGATATATGACGATTATTCGTTCCAGGCTCCTTCTATGACtgtggataaaaaaagaaaaaacatgccGTGTCACCAAGGATTTCAACCCTCATTTTCCAGCAATCCTAAACATGTGGATTTACTGGTTCATGCTGTATCCTGTGATTCAATTCCAGTCTCAAATCATGCCCTTCATTTTAAAACTGAGGTTGAAAATTCTATTAATGCCAAAGGTGTTGTCATGAGGACGCCAGCAGATTTAGATACACCCTCTTGCATCAGTTCTGGATCTGAGAAAATCCCATTCAAAGCATCTAGTTTTCACCAGCTTCAACTAGTCATGGATCAG CTGGATTTAAGTACAAAACTATGTATAAGGGATAGTCTGTACCGCTTGGCCAGGAGCGCTGAACAAGGACATCATTATGCCAATATGAATGGTGGCAATATTGGTGATAGAGACAATGGTGGAGTGCTGATGGATGAAGGAAcgaataa TTGCAACGGATTTATGGAAATTGAAACAAACCCTATAGACCGGTCTATAGCACGCCTGTTATTTCACAGGCCTACGGACTCATCTGTAATGCCATCTCTTGATTGTTCGTCTCTCAAGTCAAATACAAAG ATTCCGGGGTCTATCACAAGTCCACCTGTGATTTCCGAGAAACGACCTAGTCGAGAAAAAACTGCCCATGAAGCAGATAATGTAGTGGTCACTGACAGTGGTGAATGA
- the LOC131327286 gene encoding protein LNK1-like isoform X3, whose product MERIGEMFDLCMYDLEDILWDEFDRDDDHVVPHQNGIEPAFKGDSCKKRRREVIDISHKAADRSTSKHANQGKGDGFQLLKNTRGTMLEKDNRSHTPEGVFSASHDHDSNNEVTSLASHNTAISNRCFKSSKTETIGSEFCDDGPLIGGSCDVVDSNSYCYSLGDISQTDNDLNYYDISSYDDVDRMYSCDSLFGNEDEFSWMKDTIEGSEGVLMPDFKFSCLESSLFKDKPVQHEQCSSVNNSNLDSSSMSSKLPFPASEDEEPKALGDWTFMNGSNLASESNSEFTPKEQVIFHENQAKHNDESEGNRKDGCLENGGSFHHTGNVRIKDAKLPSGDSCHEVFTSPDILKQEENLGSNSFGYLETHIACMISSDQVPGSSTANGIKSKTNGLGSLSAEESSYASNPVSMEIYDDYSFQAPSMTVDKKRKNMPCHQGFQPSFSSNPKHVDLLVHAVSCDSIPVSNHALHFKTEVENSINAKGVVMRTPADLDTPSCISSGSEKIPFKASSFHQLQLVMDQLDLSTKLCIRDSLYRLARSAEQGHHYANMNGGNIGDRDNGGVLMDEGTNNCNGFMEIETNPIDRSIARLLFHRPTDSSVMPSLDCSSLKSNTKIPGSITSPPVISEKRPSREKTAHEADNVVVTDSGE is encoded by the exons CTTGAAGATATTCTTTGGGATGAATTTGATCGGGATGATGATCACGTAGTACCCCACCAAAATGGGATTGAACCAGCATTTAAAGGTGATAGTTGTAAGAAACGTCGGCGTGAAGTAATTGACATTTCACATAAGGCTGCTGACCGTTCAACTTCCAAGCATGCTAATCAGGGGAAGGGGGATGGGTTTCAACTTCTGAAAAATACGAGGGGAACAATGTTGGAGAAGGATAACAGGTCTCATACACCTGAAGGTGTGTTTTCTGCTTCACATGATCATGACTCAAACAACGAAGTGACAAGCTTAGCATCTCATAACACAGCAATATCCAATCGTTGCTTCAAAAGCAGTAAAACAGAGACAATTGGTTCTGAGTTCTGTGATGATGGACCTCTAATTGGTGGAAGTTGTGATGTGGTTGATAGTAACTCCTACTGTTATTCTCTAGGGGACATTTCTCAAACAGACAATGATCTCAATTACTACGATATTTCAAGCTATGACGACGTGGACAGGATGTATAG CTGCGATTCCTTGTTTGGCAATGAAGATGAGTTTAGTTGGATGAAGGATACTATTGAAGGATCCGAGGGAGTGTTGATGCCTGACTTCAAGTTTTCATGTCTTGAGTCAAGTCTGTTTAAAGATAAACCTGTACAACATGAACAATGCTCTTCAGTCAACAATTCCAACTTGGACAGTTCATCTATGAGCTCTAAACTTCCTTTTCCTGCATCAGAAGATGAGGAGCCCAAAGCTCTTGGTGACTGGACATTCATGAATGGATCTAATCTTGCTTCTGAAAGCAACAGCGAGTTCACACCTAAAGAGCAG GTCATTTTTCATGAGAATCAGGCAAAGCACAATGATGAATCAGAAGGAAATAGAAAGGATGGATGCTTAGAAAATGGTGGTTCGTTCCATCACACTGGCAATGTGAGGATTAAAGACGCGAAGCTTCCTTCAGGGGACTCATGTCATGAAGTTTTCACCTCTCCCGACATTCTGAAACAAGAGGAAAACTTAGGATCTAATTCTTTTGGTTATTTGGAGACCCATATCGCGTGCATGATTTCTTCAGATCAAGTTCCAGGTAGTTCAACAGCAAATGGAATTAAGTCCAAAACTAATGGTCTTGGATCTCTTTCTGCGGAGGAGTCTTCTTATGCATCAAACCCAGTGTCCATGGAGATATATGACGATTATTCGTTCCAGGCTCCTTCTATGACtgtggataaaaaaagaaaaaacatgccGTGTCACCAAGGATTTCAACCCTCATTTTCCAGCAATCCTAAACATGTGGATTTACTGGTTCATGCTGTATCCTGTGATTCAATTCCAGTCTCAAATCATGCCCTTCATTTTAAAACTGAGGTTGAAAATTCTATTAATGCCAAAGGTGTTGTCATGAGGACGCCAGCAGATTTAGATACACCCTCTTGCATCAGTTCTGGATCTGAGAAAATCCCATTCAAAGCATCTAGTTTTCACCAGCTTCAACTAGTCATGGATCAG CTGGATTTAAGTACAAAACTATGTATAAGGGATAGTCTGTACCGCTTGGCCAGGAGCGCTGAACAAGGACATCATTATGCCAATATGAATGGTGGCAATATTGGTGATAGAGACAATGGTGGAGTGCTGATGGATGAAGGAAcgaataa TTGCAACGGATTTATGGAAATTGAAACAAACCCTATAGACCGGTCTATAGCACGCCTGTTATTTCACAGGCCTACGGACTCATCTGTAATGCCATCTCTTGATTGTTCGTCTCTCAAGTCAAATACAAAG ATTCCGGGGTCTATCACAAGTCCACCTGTGATTTCCGAGAAACGACCTAGTCGAGAAAAAACTGCCCATGAAGCAGATAATGTAGTGGTCACTGACAGTGGTGAATGA
- the LOC131327286 gene encoding protein LNK1-like isoform X4, producing MLEKDNRSHTPEGVFSASHDHDSNNEVTSLASHNTAISNRCFKSSKTETIGSEFCDDGPLIGGSCDVVDSNSYCYSLGDISQTDNDLNYYDISSYDDVDRMYSCDSLFGNEDEFSWMKDTIEGSEGVLMPDFKFSCLESSLFKDKPVQHEQCSSVNNSNLDSSSMSSKLPFPASEDEEPKALGDWTFMNGSNLASESNSEFTPKEQVIFHENQAKHNDESEGNRKDGCLENGGSFHHTGNVRIKDAKLPSGDSCHEVFTSPDILKQEENLGSNSFGYLETHIACMISSDQVPGSSTANGIKSKTNGLGSLSAEESSYASNPVSMEIYDDYSFQAPSMTVDKKRKNMPCHQGFQPSFSSNPKHVDLLVHAVSCDSIPVSNHALHFKTEVENSINAKGVVMRTPADLDTPSCISSGSEKIPFKASSFHQLQLVMDQLDLSTKLCIRDSLYRLARSAEQGHHYANMNGGNIGDRDNGGVLMDEGTNNCNGFMEIETNPIDRSIARLLFHRPTDSSVMPSLDCSSLKSNTKIPGSITSPPVISEKRPSREKTAHEADNVVVTDSGE from the exons ATGTTGGAGAAGGATAACAGGTCTCATACACCTGAAGGTGTGTTTTCTGCTTCACATGATCATGACTCAAACAACGAAGTGACAAGCTTAGCATCTCATAACACAGCAATATCCAATCGTTGCTTCAAAAGCAGTAAAACAGAGACAATTGGTTCTGAGTTCTGTGATGATGGACCTCTAATTGGTGGAAGTTGTGATGTGGTTGATAGTAACTCCTACTGTTATTCTCTAGGGGACATTTCTCAAACAGACAATGATCTCAATTACTACGATATTTCAAGCTATGACGACGTGGACAGGATGTATAG CTGCGATTCCTTGTTTGGCAATGAAGATGAGTTTAGTTGGATGAAGGATACTATTGAAGGATCCGAGGGAGTGTTGATGCCTGACTTCAAGTTTTCATGTCTTGAGTCAAGTCTGTTTAAAGATAAACCTGTACAACATGAACAATGCTCTTCAGTCAACAATTCCAACTTGGACAGTTCATCTATGAGCTCTAAACTTCCTTTTCCTGCATCAGAAGATGAGGAGCCCAAAGCTCTTGGTGACTGGACATTCATGAATGGATCTAATCTTGCTTCTGAAAGCAACAGCGAGTTCACACCTAAAGAGCAG GTCATTTTTCATGAGAATCAGGCAAAGCACAATGATGAATCAGAAGGAAATAGAAAGGATGGATGCTTAGAAAATGGTGGTTCGTTCCATCACACTGGCAATGTGAGGATTAAAGACGCGAAGCTTCCTTCAGGGGACTCATGTCATGAAGTTTTCACCTCTCCCGACATTCTGAAACAAGAGGAAAACTTAGGATCTAATTCTTTTGGTTATTTGGAGACCCATATCGCGTGCATGATTTCTTCAGATCAAGTTCCAGGTAGTTCAACAGCAAATGGAATTAAGTCCAAAACTAATGGTCTTGGATCTCTTTCTGCGGAGGAGTCTTCTTATGCATCAAACCCAGTGTCCATGGAGATATATGACGATTATTCGTTCCAGGCTCCTTCTATGACtgtggataaaaaaagaaaaaacatgccGTGTCACCAAGGATTTCAACCCTCATTTTCCAGCAATCCTAAACATGTGGATTTACTGGTTCATGCTGTATCCTGTGATTCAATTCCAGTCTCAAATCATGCCCTTCATTTTAAAACTGAGGTTGAAAATTCTATTAATGCCAAAGGTGTTGTCATGAGGACGCCAGCAGATTTAGATACACCCTCTTGCATCAGTTCTGGATCTGAGAAAATCCCATTCAAAGCATCTAGTTTTCACCAGCTTCAACTAGTCATGGATCAG CTGGATTTAAGTACAAAACTATGTATAAGGGATAGTCTGTACCGCTTGGCCAGGAGCGCTGAACAAGGACATCATTATGCCAATATGAATGGTGGCAATATTGGTGATAGAGACAATGGTGGAGTGCTGATGGATGAAGGAAcgaataa TTGCAACGGATTTATGGAAATTGAAACAAACCCTATAGACCGGTCTATAGCACGCCTGTTATTTCACAGGCCTACGGACTCATCTGTAATGCCATCTCTTGATTGTTCGTCTCTCAAGTCAAATACAAAG ATTCCGGGGTCTATCACAAGTCCACCTGTGATTTCCGAGAAACGACCTAGTCGAGAAAAAACTGCCCATGAAGCAGATAATGTAGTGGTCACTGACAGTGGTGAATGA